The following coding sequences lie in one Arachis ipaensis cultivar K30076 chromosome B05, Araip1.1, whole genome shotgun sequence genomic window:
- the LOC107640019 gene encoding uncharacterized protein LOC107640019 has protein sequence MWQSANHTLRFNFKSRRLWNKEPTRQRQNDTNFRGVIFREWIFNSLSAPIAQSVIYFDYAEAIWEDLRNRFSQGDLLRVAKLQEQIYGLKQGSLSVTQYHTALRALWEEHDTYRPVKPCICPARSYHDQNFIIRFLKGLDDRFTVVRSQILLIDPLPPESKVFNMVIQHERQLQGGGSVLDEPISLTNAVITPQRRLNPGRGRGRITNGGRSGAEKVCVYCGRTGHTVDECYGKHGYPPGHLRYPGRPRFNDRSNSTASYTNAAAANPNSSYQQQLSKTGSSKEETYPTSGPSLSQAQYQSLLALLHNVHGQQFADKPTPQSQHGPSEAKSGCEILEDDWFG, from the exons ATGTGGCAATCAGCCAATCACACACTCCG GTTTAATTTTAAATCAAGGAGGCTGTGGAACAAGGAACCCACCAGACAAAGACAAAATGATACAAACTTTAGAGGTGTTATTTtcag ggagTGGATTTTCAATTCCCTCTCAGCGCCCATTGCTCAGAGCGTCATTTATTTCGACTATGCAGAAGCAATTTGGGAAGATCTTCGCAACAGATTCTCACAAGGAGACTTGCTCCGTGTTGCTAAACTACAAGAACAAATTTATGGCCTCAAGCAAGGATCTCTCTCCGTCACTCAATACCACACCGCCCTCCGAGCACTATGGGAAGAGCACGACACGTACCGCCCCGTCAAACCCTGCATATGCCCGGCACGGTCTTACCACGACCAAAACTTCATCATTCGGTTCCTCAAAGGCCTAGACGACCGCTTCACTGTCGTTCGATCCCAAATCTTGCTCATTGACCCCCTTCCACCGGAAAGCAAAGTCTTCAACATGGTGATTCAACACGAGCGCCAACTCCAAGGAGGCGGTAGTGTTCTCGACGAGCCCATTTCCCTCACCAACGCCGTCATCACGCCACAACGGCGCCTAAATCCCGGGCGCGGCCGCGGACGCATCACCAATGGTGGACGCAGTGGAGCCGAAAAAGTATGCGTCTACTGTGGGCGAACCGGCCACACCGTCGACGAGTGCTACGGCAAGCATGGCTATCCACCTGGCCACCTACGCTACCCCGGCCGTCCTCGGTTCAATGATCGCAGCAACTCCACCGCCTCCTACACCAATGCCGCTGCCGCCAACCCTAATTCCTCATATCAACAACAACTCAGCAAAACCGGATCAAGCAAAGAAGAGACCTACCCAACTTCTGGGCCTAGTTTGTCACAAGCCCAATATCAATCTCTCTTAGCTCTTCTCCACAATGTTCATGGGCAGCAGTTTGCAGACAAACCCACACCACAAAGTCAACATGGGCCATCTGAGGCCAAGTCTG GATGCGAAATCCTTGAAGATGATTGGTTCGGCTGA
- the LOC107642631 gene encoding two-component response regulator-like APRR2 isoform X2 codes for MILKLNLVLVDDLLLQTSEGMGLSDDAKPAMVCTANDLHGWKDFPKGLRVLLLERDSTSASEIRAKLEAMDYHVSTFYDENEALSEISNRLEGFHVAIVEVSTSSSQRGFKFLENAKDLPTIMTSDTQCLSTMMKCIALGAVEFLCKPLSEDKLRNIWQHVVHKAFNAGASVLSESLKPVKESVESILQLQTENGHHESKISIDLENISRFSDNYHEQSAGSDKYPAPSTPQLKQGARLLDDGDCQEHTNCSNEKESGEHEGESKSVEASSENLNEGTQPQKPEETLIKQEEDFVADGSNGESTVPLNPHDRRSLRSTNGNITSPNKAVVLSDTCQNKANRKKLKVDWTPALHKKFVQAVEQLGIDQAIPSRVLELMKVEGLTRHNVASHLQKYRLHKRQMMPKEDRRWQNQRDTVRWKRPVMAYPPVYPMWGQSGTQTTGAQFWGPPGYTWLRPTENWHWKPFPGVHVDAWGCPVLPATQAPYLSYTQADEVVDKVVKEAISKPWLPLPLGLKPPSTDSVLAELSRQGISPIPLDSKGSKPC; via the exons ATGATACTTAAACTGAACCTTGTTTTGGTTGATGATCTTCTTCTTCAGACTTCAGAGGGCAT GGGATTGAGTGATGATGCCAAACCAGCTATGGTTTGCACTGCCAATGATTTACATGGTTGGAAGGACTTTCCAAAGGGTCTTAGGGTTCTTCTCCTTGAAAGAGACAGCACTTCTGCTTCTGAGATAAGAGCCAAACTTGAGGCCATGGACTATCACG TTTCTACCTTCTACGATGAGAATGAAGCATTGTCAGAAATTTCAAATAGGCTCGAAGGATTCCATGTTGCCATTGTGGAG GTGAGTACAAGTAGCAGCCAGAGAGGCTTTAAATTTCTTGAGAATGCCAAGGACTTGCCAACCATCA TGACTTCAGATACTCAGTGCTTGAGCACTATGATGAAGTGCATTGCG CTTGGTGCTGTTGAGTTCCTATGTAAACCACTCTCTGAGGACAAACTCAGAAATATTTGGCAGCATGTGGTTCATAAG GCATTCAATGCTGGGGCAAGTGTCTTGTCCGAATCACTAAAACCGGTTAAAGAGTCTGTAGAATCCATATTGCAGCTGCAAACAGAAAATGGACATCATGAGAGTAAAATTTCCATTGATTTAGAGAATATATCAAGGTTTAGTGATAATTACCATGAGCAGTCTGCCGGAAGTGATAAATATCCGGCTCCTTCGACACCTCAATTAAAACAGGGAGCAAGGTTACTGGATGATGGTGATTGCCAAGAGCATACAAATTGCTCGAATGAAAAAGAAAGTGGGGAACATGAAGGGGAATCTAAATCTGTTGAAGCATCAAGTGAGAATTTGAATGAAGGTACTCAACCACAGAAACCTGAAGAGACTCTAATTAAACAGGAAGAGGATTTTGTTGCTGATGGTTCCAATGGTGAAAGTACTGTTCCTTTGAATCCTCATGATAGAAGGTCTCTCAGAAGCACCAATGGAAATATAACATCTCCAAATAAAGCAGTGGTCCTTAGTGATACATGTCAAAACAAAGCTAACCGGAAGAAGTTGAAA GTAGACTGGACTCCTGCATTGCACAAAAAGTTTGTGCAGGCAGTGGAACAACTAGGTATTGATCAAGCCATTCCTTCTCGCGTACTGGAGCTGATGAAAGTGGAGGGCTTGACTAGGCATAATGTGGCAAGCCATCTTCAG AAATACAGACTACATAAGAGACAAATGATGCCCAAGGAAGATCGAAGATGGCAAAATCAAAGAGATACCGTGCGCTGGAAAAGGCCAGTTATGGCCTATCCTCCTGTATATCCAATGTGGGGACAATCCGGAACTCAAACAACCGGTGCACAGTTTTGGGGACCTCCTGGTTATACCTGGTTGCGGCCTACAGAAAATTGGCACTGGAAGCCTTTTCCAGGG GTGCATGTGGATGCATGGGGTTGTCCAGTGTTGCCAGCTACTCAAGCTCCTTACCTTTCTTACACTCAA GCAGATGAAGTTGTTGACAAAGTTGTAAAGGAAGCAATAAGCAAGCCGTGGCTACCGTTACCCTTGGGCCTCAAGCCTCCTTCCACGGACAGCGTGTTGGCCGAGCTCTCCAGGCAAGGCATATCCCCCATCCCTCTTGACTCCAAGGGCTCTAAACCCTGCTGA
- the LOC107642631 gene encoding two-component response regulator-like APRR2 isoform X1, which translates to MILKLNLVLVDDLLLQTSEGMGLSDDAKPAMVCTANDLHGWKDFPKGLRVLLLERDSTSASEIRAKLEAMDYHVSTFYDENEALSEISNRLEGFHVAIVEVSTSSSQRGFKFLENAKDLPTIMTSDTQCLSTMMKCIALGAVEFLCKPLSEDKLRNIWQHVVHKAFNAGASVLSESLKPVKESVESILQLQTENGHHESKISIDLENISRFSDNYHEQSAGSDKYPAPSTPQLKQGARLLDDGDCQEHTNCSNEKESGEHEGESKSVEASSENLNEGTQPQKPEETLIKQEEDFVADGSNGESTVPLNPHDRRSLRSTNGNITSPNKAVVLSDTCQNKANRKKLKVDWTPALHKKFVQAVEQLGIDQAIPSRVLELMKVEGLTRHNVASHLQKYRLHKRQMMPKEDRRWQNQRDTVRWKRPVMAYPPVYPMWGQSGTQTTGAQFWGPPGYTWLRPTENWHWKPFPGVHVDAWGCPVLPATQAPYLSYTQHMAGLHNGKSADYRYGMPPSSFEHYPADEVVDKVVKEAISKPWLPLPLGLKPPSTDSVLAELSRQGISPIPLDSKGSKPC; encoded by the exons ATGATACTTAAACTGAACCTTGTTTTGGTTGATGATCTTCTTCTTCAGACTTCAGAGGGCAT GGGATTGAGTGATGATGCCAAACCAGCTATGGTTTGCACTGCCAATGATTTACATGGTTGGAAGGACTTTCCAAAGGGTCTTAGGGTTCTTCTCCTTGAAAGAGACAGCACTTCTGCTTCTGAGATAAGAGCCAAACTTGAGGCCATGGACTATCACG TTTCTACCTTCTACGATGAGAATGAAGCATTGTCAGAAATTTCAAATAGGCTCGAAGGATTCCATGTTGCCATTGTGGAG GTGAGTACAAGTAGCAGCCAGAGAGGCTTTAAATTTCTTGAGAATGCCAAGGACTTGCCAACCATCA TGACTTCAGATACTCAGTGCTTGAGCACTATGATGAAGTGCATTGCG CTTGGTGCTGTTGAGTTCCTATGTAAACCACTCTCTGAGGACAAACTCAGAAATATTTGGCAGCATGTGGTTCATAAG GCATTCAATGCTGGGGCAAGTGTCTTGTCCGAATCACTAAAACCGGTTAAAGAGTCTGTAGAATCCATATTGCAGCTGCAAACAGAAAATGGACATCATGAGAGTAAAATTTCCATTGATTTAGAGAATATATCAAGGTTTAGTGATAATTACCATGAGCAGTCTGCCGGAAGTGATAAATATCCGGCTCCTTCGACACCTCAATTAAAACAGGGAGCAAGGTTACTGGATGATGGTGATTGCCAAGAGCATACAAATTGCTCGAATGAAAAAGAAAGTGGGGAACATGAAGGGGAATCTAAATCTGTTGAAGCATCAAGTGAGAATTTGAATGAAGGTACTCAACCACAGAAACCTGAAGAGACTCTAATTAAACAGGAAGAGGATTTTGTTGCTGATGGTTCCAATGGTGAAAGTACTGTTCCTTTGAATCCTCATGATAGAAGGTCTCTCAGAAGCACCAATGGAAATATAACATCTCCAAATAAAGCAGTGGTCCTTAGTGATACATGTCAAAACAAAGCTAACCGGAAGAAGTTGAAA GTAGACTGGACTCCTGCATTGCACAAAAAGTTTGTGCAGGCAGTGGAACAACTAGGTATTGATCAAGCCATTCCTTCTCGCGTACTGGAGCTGATGAAAGTGGAGGGCTTGACTAGGCATAATGTGGCAAGCCATCTTCAG AAATACAGACTACATAAGAGACAAATGATGCCCAAGGAAGATCGAAGATGGCAAAATCAAAGAGATACCGTGCGCTGGAAAAGGCCAGTTATGGCCTATCCTCCTGTATATCCAATGTGGGGACAATCCGGAACTCAAACAACCGGTGCACAGTTTTGGGGACCTCCTGGTTATACCTGGTTGCGGCCTACAGAAAATTGGCACTGGAAGCCTTTTCCAGGG GTGCATGTGGATGCATGGGGTTGTCCAGTGTTGCCAGCTACTCAAGCTCCTTACCTTTCTTACACTCAA CATATGGCTGGATTGCACAATGGTAAATCAGCGGATTATAGATATGGCATGCCACCAAGTTCATTTGAGCATTATCCG GCAGATGAAGTTGTTGACAAAGTTGTAAAGGAAGCAATAAGCAAGCCGTGGCTACCGTTACCCTTGGGCCTCAAGCCTCCTTCCACGGACAGCGTGTTGGCCGAGCTCTCCAGGCAAGGCATATCCCCCATCCCTCTTGACTCCAAGGGCTCTAAACCCTGCTGA
- the LOC107642631 gene encoding two-component response regulator-like APRR2 isoform X3, with the protein MVCTANDLHGWKDFPKGLRVLLLERDSTSASEIRAKLEAMDYHVSTFYDENEALSEISNRLEGFHVAIVEVSTSSSQRGFKFLENAKDLPTIMTSDTQCLSTMMKCIALGAVEFLCKPLSEDKLRNIWQHVVHKAFNAGASVLSESLKPVKESVESILQLQTENGHHESKISIDLENISRFSDNYHEQSAGSDKYPAPSTPQLKQGARLLDDGDCQEHTNCSNEKESGEHEGESKSVEASSENLNEGTQPQKPEETLIKQEEDFVADGSNGESTVPLNPHDRRSLRSTNGNITSPNKAVVLSDTCQNKANRKKLKVDWTPALHKKFVQAVEQLGIDQAIPSRVLELMKVEGLTRHNVASHLQKYRLHKRQMMPKEDRRWQNQRDTVRWKRPVMAYPPVYPMWGQSGTQTTGAQFWGPPGYTWLRPTENWHWKPFPGVHVDAWGCPVLPATQAPYLSYTQHMAGLHNGKSADYRYGMPPSSFEHYPADEVVDKVVKEAISKPWLPLPLGLKPPSTDSVLAELSRQGISPIPLDSKGSKPC; encoded by the exons ATGGTTTGCACTGCCAATGATTTACATGGTTGGAAGGACTTTCCAAAGGGTCTTAGGGTTCTTCTCCTTGAAAGAGACAGCACTTCTGCTTCTGAGATAAGAGCCAAACTTGAGGCCATGGACTATCACG TTTCTACCTTCTACGATGAGAATGAAGCATTGTCAGAAATTTCAAATAGGCTCGAAGGATTCCATGTTGCCATTGTGGAG GTGAGTACAAGTAGCAGCCAGAGAGGCTTTAAATTTCTTGAGAATGCCAAGGACTTGCCAACCATCA TGACTTCAGATACTCAGTGCTTGAGCACTATGATGAAGTGCATTGCG CTTGGTGCTGTTGAGTTCCTATGTAAACCACTCTCTGAGGACAAACTCAGAAATATTTGGCAGCATGTGGTTCATAAG GCATTCAATGCTGGGGCAAGTGTCTTGTCCGAATCACTAAAACCGGTTAAAGAGTCTGTAGAATCCATATTGCAGCTGCAAACAGAAAATGGACATCATGAGAGTAAAATTTCCATTGATTTAGAGAATATATCAAGGTTTAGTGATAATTACCATGAGCAGTCTGCCGGAAGTGATAAATATCCGGCTCCTTCGACACCTCAATTAAAACAGGGAGCAAGGTTACTGGATGATGGTGATTGCCAAGAGCATACAAATTGCTCGAATGAAAAAGAAAGTGGGGAACATGAAGGGGAATCTAAATCTGTTGAAGCATCAAGTGAGAATTTGAATGAAGGTACTCAACCACAGAAACCTGAAGAGACTCTAATTAAACAGGAAGAGGATTTTGTTGCTGATGGTTCCAATGGTGAAAGTACTGTTCCTTTGAATCCTCATGATAGAAGGTCTCTCAGAAGCACCAATGGAAATATAACATCTCCAAATAAAGCAGTGGTCCTTAGTGATACATGTCAAAACAAAGCTAACCGGAAGAAGTTGAAA GTAGACTGGACTCCTGCATTGCACAAAAAGTTTGTGCAGGCAGTGGAACAACTAGGTATTGATCAAGCCATTCCTTCTCGCGTACTGGAGCTGATGAAAGTGGAGGGCTTGACTAGGCATAATGTGGCAAGCCATCTTCAG AAATACAGACTACATAAGAGACAAATGATGCCCAAGGAAGATCGAAGATGGCAAAATCAAAGAGATACCGTGCGCTGGAAAAGGCCAGTTATGGCCTATCCTCCTGTATATCCAATGTGGGGACAATCCGGAACTCAAACAACCGGTGCACAGTTTTGGGGACCTCCTGGTTATACCTGGTTGCGGCCTACAGAAAATTGGCACTGGAAGCCTTTTCCAGGG GTGCATGTGGATGCATGGGGTTGTCCAGTGTTGCCAGCTACTCAAGCTCCTTACCTTTCTTACACTCAA CATATGGCTGGATTGCACAATGGTAAATCAGCGGATTATAGATATGGCATGCCACCAAGTTCATTTGAGCATTATCCG GCAGATGAAGTTGTTGACAAAGTTGTAAAGGAAGCAATAAGCAAGCCGTGGCTACCGTTACCCTTGGGCCTCAAGCCTCCTTCCACGGACAGCGTGTTGGCCGAGCTCTCCAGGCAAGGCATATCCCCCATCCCTCTTGACTCCAAGGGCTCTAAACCCTGCTGA